The Desulfosporosinus acidiphilus SJ4 genome has a window encoding:
- a CDS encoding SDR family NAD(P)-dependent oxidoreductase produces MNQTYSNIDLSGINIVVTGASSGLGLAMAEGLLRAGATVALASKPGVKLDNQINRLKTAGLKAYGLPMDVRSEVSIAESAEWIRRTWGKLDVLVNNAGIGMRTVNPKFMIEPQPFFLVTPDGFRNLIDTNLTGYFLVAREFAPLMIKQGYGKIINITMNHETMQRKGFIPYGPSRAGTESLSYIMAEDLRPYGITVNMLLPGGATDTGMIPEELKSKINVPLLRPRIMVEPIIFLASNKSDGITGERISALEFSEWLNKANF; encoded by the coding sequence ATGAATCAAACATATAGTAACATTGACTTATCTGGAATCAACATCGTTGTGACCGGGGCATCAAGCGGCCTTGGTCTTGCTATGGCTGAAGGACTGCTTCGTGCAGGAGCTACGGTAGCTTTGGCTTCCAAGCCGGGAGTAAAATTGGATAATCAGATCAACCGGCTTAAAACTGCCGGCTTGAAGGCCTATGGATTACCTATGGATGTTCGCTCGGAAGTGTCAATTGCGGAATCTGCTGAATGGATTCGCAGAACTTGGGGAAAGCTTGATGTTTTAGTAAATAACGCGGGCATCGGCATGCGAACGGTTAATCCAAAATTTATGATAGAACCACAACCCTTTTTCCTGGTTACCCCTGACGGATTTCGAAATTTAATTGACACAAATCTTACCGGTTATTTTCTTGTGGCACGCGAGTTTGCCCCACTTATGATCAAGCAGGGATATGGGAAAATCATCAATATAACCATGAATCATGAGACAATGCAACGTAAAGGCTTTATCCCCTATGGCCCATCCCGTGCCGGAACTGAGTCGTTGTCGTACATCATGGCAGAGGATCTCCGACCCTACGGAATTACGGTCAATATGCTCCTGCCCGGTGGAGCAACAGATACAGGTATGATTCCTGAAGAACTTAAGAGCAAAATTAACGTTCCTCTGTTGCGCCCACGAATTATGGTCGAACCCATTATTTTCTTAGCTTCCAATAAATCGGATGGAATTACCGGAGAAAGAATATCTGCCCTGGAATTTTCGGAATGGCTAAATAAGGCTAATTTTTAG
- a CDS encoding L-threonine 3-dehydrogenase: MKRILVTGALGQIGSELVPKLRSIYGNSNVIATDIKQEKQYWQSQSGPYESLDVSNAQSMYNLCKSFQVDTIIHLAALLSATAEKNPLLAWNLNMGGLVNALETAKELKCQFFTPSSIGAFGPLTPKEKTPQVTIQRPTTMYGVSKVSGELLCDYYYLKFGVDTRGVRFPGLISYVAPPGGGTTDYAVEIYYEALQRNNYSCYIAANTYMDMMYMPDALNAIIHLMEGDPAKLIHRNAYNVTAFSAQPEDFRREIQKYLPNFKMEYKVDPIRQAIAESWPNSIDPTAAEQEWGFSANYNLSKLTQDMLERLGQKFGRDVS, from the coding sequence ATGAAGAGAATCTTAGTTACAGGTGCTCTGGGGCAAATTGGATCTGAGCTCGTTCCAAAATTAAGAAGTATTTATGGCAATAGTAATGTCATAGCTACAGATATTAAACAAGAAAAACAGTATTGGCAGTCGCAGTCTGGACCTTATGAGAGTCTTGATGTATCAAATGCCCAAAGCATGTATAACTTGTGTAAATCCTTTCAAGTAGATACAATTATTCATCTAGCTGCTCTTTTATCTGCAACTGCTGAAAAAAACCCCTTATTAGCTTGGAATCTAAATATGGGCGGTTTGGTAAACGCTTTAGAGACCGCGAAAGAATTAAAGTGTCAGTTTTTTACACCAAGTTCCATTGGAGCCTTTGGACCTTTGACCCCCAAGGAAAAAACTCCTCAGGTTACAATACAAAGACCGACCACCATGTATGGAGTCAGCAAAGTATCTGGCGAACTCCTGTGTGATTATTACTATTTGAAATTTGGGGTTGATACGAGAGGGGTACGTTTTCCAGGATTAATTTCTTATGTGGCTCCACCAGGAGGCGGCACAACCGATTACGCCGTTGAAATCTATTATGAAGCACTTCAAAGAAATAATTATAGCTGTTATATCGCTGCTAATACTTACATGGATATGATGTATATGCCCGATGCCTTAAATGCAATTATTCATCTCATGGAAGGTGATCCCGCGAAGCTTATCCATAGGAACGCTTATAATGTTACAGCCTTCAGTGCCCAACCCGAAGATTTCAGAAGGGAAATTCAAAAATATCTCCCGAATTTTAAAATGGAGTATAAGGTTGACCCCATACGCCAAGCAATTGCCGAAAGTTGGCCAAATTCAATTGATCCGACGGCTGCTGAACAAGAATGGGGTTTTTCTGCAAACTATAATTTATCTAAATTAACTCAAGATATGTTAGAAAGGCTTGGGCAAAAATTTGGCAGAGATGTCAGTTAG
- the fba gene encoding class II fructose-1,6-bisphosphate aldolase: MPLVTTTEMFKKVYGKCAVGAFNVNNMEIIQGIVDAAKEENAPLILQVSAGARKYARHIYLIKLVEAAVEDTGLPVALHLDHGEDFEICKACVDGGFTSVMIDGSKLPFAENIAVTKKVVEYAHAKGVVVEAELGRLAGVEDAINVSAEDSSYTDPEQAAEFVQKTGCDSLAVAIGTSHGAYKFKGEPKLDFARLQKITALLPGFPLVLHGASTVLPEFVAKCNQYGGELKGAQGVPEELLHKAGTMGVCKINIDTDLRLAMTASIREHFAVNPADFDPRQYLKPAREAIKNMVKHKIKDVLNCSNQL, from the coding sequence ATGCCACTTGTAACTACCACGGAAATGTTTAAGAAAGTCTATGGGAAATGTGCCGTCGGAGCGTTTAACGTCAATAATATGGAAATTATTCAAGGGATCGTAGACGCAGCTAAGGAAGAAAACGCCCCGCTTATTTTACAAGTTTCCGCGGGAGCTAGGAAATATGCTAGACATATCTACTTGATTAAGTTAGTAGAGGCTGCTGTTGAGGACACTGGTTTACCGGTAGCCCTGCATCTGGACCACGGGGAAGATTTTGAGATTTGCAAGGCTTGTGTTGATGGAGGGTTTACCTCTGTTATGATCGATGGCTCGAAGCTGCCTTTTGCCGAAAATATTGCCGTGACTAAAAAGGTTGTAGAGTATGCTCACGCAAAAGGTGTCGTTGTGGAGGCCGAATTAGGAAGACTTGCCGGCGTAGAAGATGCCATAAATGTAAGTGCAGAGGATAGCAGCTATACTGATCCAGAGCAGGCTGCCGAATTTGTTCAGAAAACAGGTTGTGATTCTCTGGCAGTTGCCATTGGTACCAGCCACGGAGCCTACAAGTTTAAGGGAGAACCCAAACTTGATTTTGCTCGTCTTCAAAAGATAACAGCTCTGCTGCCGGGTTTTCCATTGGTGTTGCATGGCGCCTCCACTGTATTGCCGGAATTTGTGGCTAAATGCAACCAGTATGGCGGAGAATTGAAAGGTGCTCAAGGTGTTCCGGAAGAGTTGCTTCATAAGGCTGGGACCATGGGAGTATGTAAAATCAACATTGATACCGATCTGCGTCTTGCCATGACAGCTTCCATTCGTGAACATTTTGCAGTTAATCCAGCGGACTTTGATCCGCGCCAGTATCTCAAACCTGCCAGAGAAGCCATTAAAAACATGGTAAAGCATAAAATAAAAGATGTTTTAAACTGCAGTAACCAACTCTAA
- a CDS encoding glycine C-acetyltransferase — translation MEKSILENFLHDNLGELKSKGLFNVIDPLESANGPIIRISGLDLINLSSNNYLGLATDSRLKAAAIEAIDKFGVGAGAVRTINGTLKLHVQLEERISRFKHTEAAIVFQSGFNCNMGAISAVMDKNDAILSDELNHASIIDGCRLSRAAIIAYKHSDMTDLRLKAKEVKESGMYKKIMVITDGVFSMDGDIAKLPEIVDIAEEFDIITYVDDAHGSGVLGEGAGTVKHFGLSNKIDFQIGTLSKALGVIGGYVAGKKDLIEWLKVRSRPFLFSTALTPGDAAASIKAIEILSNSTELQKKLWDNGDYLKRGLKTLGFNIGASQTPITPCIIGDESLTQEFSKRLYKNGVYAKSITFPTVPKGTGRVRNMPTAAHTKEMLDKALSIYEQIGKEMNLI, via the coding sequence ATGGAAAAAAGTATTTTAGAAAATTTCTTACACGATAATCTTGGAGAGTTAAAAAGCAAAGGACTTTTTAATGTTATTGATCCTTTAGAAAGCGCTAATGGACCAATCATTAGGATTTCAGGTTTAGATCTCATAAATTTATCCTCTAATAACTATTTAGGATTGGCAACAGATTCAAGATTAAAGGCGGCAGCCATTGAAGCCATCGACAAGTTCGGTGTTGGTGCAGGTGCCGTGAGAACAATTAATGGTACTCTGAAACTTCATGTTCAGTTAGAAGAACGGATTTCGCGGTTTAAGCATACAGAAGCAGCCATAGTTTTTCAATCAGGCTTTAATTGCAACATGGGTGCCATATCTGCAGTAATGGATAAGAACGATGCAATTTTATCCGACGAATTAAATCATGCCTCAATTATCGATGGCTGTCGTTTATCAAGGGCTGCTATTATTGCTTACAAGCATTCCGATATGACGGATCTAAGACTTAAAGCAAAAGAAGTAAAAGAATCGGGAATGTACAAGAAGATCATGGTAATTACTGACGGCGTTTTCTCTATGGATGGTGATATCGCTAAATTGCCGGAAATCGTTGATATCGCCGAAGAATTCGATATTATTACATACGTAGATGATGCACATGGTTCTGGGGTTTTAGGGGAAGGTGCAGGCACAGTTAAGCATTTCGGATTGTCTAATAAGATTGATTTTCAAATTGGGACATTATCCAAAGCATTAGGAGTTATAGGGGGATATGTCGCCGGCAAGAAAGACCTCATTGAATGGCTGAAAGTTAGAAGCAGGCCTTTCCTATTTTCAACGGCTCTAACTCCGGGAGATGCAGCAGCTTCAATAAAAGCCATAGAAATTCTTTCTAATAGTACAGAATTGCAAAAAAAGCTTTGGGATAACGGAGATTACTTGAAACGAGGACTCAAGACTTTAGGTTTTAACATTGGCGCGAGCCAAACTCCAATTACCCCTTGTATTATCGGAGATGAGAGCCTAACTCAGGAATTCAGCAAAAGATTATATAAAAATGGAGTCTATGCTAAATCAATTACCTTTCCGACAGTTCCCAAAGGAACCGGGCGTGTCAGAAACATGCCAACTGCTGCTCATACTAAAGAAATGTTAGATAAGGCTCTGAGTATCTATGAGCAAATTGGAAAAGAGATGAACCTTATCTAA